Within Sander vitreus isolate 19-12246 chromosome 23, sanVit1, whole genome shotgun sequence, the genomic segment TCTCCGTCGAGgatccaagcgagctgaggcgataccaaaaggtcaCGTGAAAACCtacagactactgattggtcggagagaatcatcactaatcactgcgtcatcgttgctagcgacagacggtggtgtcctgaacaaacccgccatttttaaatagtttagccagcggtgtttttttttgctgcatccagctagcctgggaaaaccctgacgaacttccggcaaatttgagattggctctgcaagtccgtctggccaagagcccattcaagcccatttccaatttttccaaatagaggcaccaatcacaaccattgaggcgggctttacacgatgacgatagcgcagcgacggcaagcagctttttgtttacatttaacatgacggccaccgaagcgcagcaacccgttgatgccgctgtcgctgctacgtcacccggatcgttggtctgattggttgaaggactatccaattgcgcccagaggcatttgagcggcgtccattgctgacgcccctttggaaatgagctgcgaatgaaccttccccagacgccctctcagttacaactgagaagggtctggtgtcaaccaggctagcatccagcttcttttgaaacaaaatgtgtcttctggctgtcaACAGCCACAttccgagaatcaaaaacaacacaccttcaacgttctgtgtgtgtgtcacgttaggtcatggcagtttcctgcggcgtcgctatgacaaGCCATGCTCGCCTCACGTATGaagcggtactaaatctgcaatggaaaaaggaggacggggcaccgcggtcgggccgagccgagtagagctggtactagcagtgggtaagcgtcGTAAGGCTCTGTACAAGAAAGGTCAGAGCAGCCTGTATTTTCTTAGGAGACTCAGATCTTTCAACTTCTGCTGAACAATGGTGTAGATGGTTTATCACTCTGTCAAGGCCAGTGTCATCTTCTATGCTGTAGTGTACTGGGGCAGGAGGGTAAGAGCAGCCGATGCTAAAATACTAAATAAGCTCATCGGGAAAGCTGGTTCTGTCCTAGAAGTGGAACTGGAGTGTTTGGTGGAGGTGACAAAGAGGAGGATGCTGAGGCAACTATTCAGTATTATGGACAATGCCTCTAATCTCCTACACGCCACACTGGAGTCATATCAGAGCACCTTCTGCTGTAGACGGAGGCCACAGAAGAGACCAGAGACCATCAAACTGTAAAAATCATCCTACTTCTGCAGGAGGGACAGCTAAAACATCGGACACAGAACAATAATATCAACGTGCAATATCACCGTCTGTCACGTCTTCCTGcattggaataaaaaaaagaaatagataaGAGAGCTGCGGAAATAGGGCGCCATGTCAGATATTATTGTccgatgtttaaaaaaaaaaaaagtcaactatGAAACTGTTGTGCTGTGTGATCAACAAAAGGCTGATATCTGTTTAAGCAAATCAATACAGTGTAATCCTTGTGTGTTATGAGTGCAACGTGTACTTACGTCTATTTTGTCTGTGGGATCATCAGGAATCGGTAGACCCATATCTCGCCATATCTCATAGTTGTTCTCATCCAGGCGTATCTTGTGAGATCTCCTGCCATCACAAATAATTCTTCCCATTAGTCCAActgtctatatccttgacgttacacatccgggattgctctggtgctgcaAGAAATTTCGCGGGACGCATGTATTTTCATCCAGATGTCCGTTATCtaccgctttctttgtgtttgaattttaaactccggtgcaggactatggttaactgctcctcagatctctgcagcgtAAATTAAGACAGCttgctagactatctgtccaatctgagtattctctcgcatgactattttacagcggctccgtgtggagcatagcgccgcccatgacgattgtgattagtttaaagaaatgccactaACACAGagaatgtttttctcctatcctggaatgctatgtggactagccagacactcctccgctccgcagcgtgtggatgatCTGGCCAAGTGAGACTAGTCCAACTGTGACACtttgtgtactgtatttatggTACTGACAGAATAGCAGAATACCTACATGTTCAATGCTTCTTTGATGGATGACCCCCGTGGATAAAGGTGGTTGCcgctgacacaaacacaacaggaagGCTAGAACAAAACACAACGATACACCCTGAGACTCTTGACATTTATCTGTGTGCTATCAGGGCCCAGATTTCTGCAGGTTTTCAATATTTAAACCTGCCCGCTGTGCCACATGGTTTAACAGCCACATATTCAAGGCTAAATAAAAAGTAACAAGATATTTTGCATGTGTCACTCACCTTGATACCGCTGCTCTCCGCTGCCAACAGGAGGGTCAAAATGGCGCCGAGGGAAAGACCAAAAATTCCAACTTTGTCCGGCATCACTTGAGGATGGTCTTTCACAATATTAAATGCTGTCTGTGTAGAAGTAGATAAGATAAaatatttacctttttaaagCAGTTCTACCAGTTCTACTtccctcactgtgtgtgtgtgtgtgtgtgtgtgtgtgtgtgtgtgtgtgtgtgtgtgtgtgtgtgtgtgtgtgtctcttagTGAGTACTAGTAAGTTTCAGACCAATCTCTGTGCCACTGCTGTCGACGAGCACCAGCAGGGATTTGAATATGGTAATTGTAATTTACATCTCTTATTTCAAATACATGCACCTCACAGAAATATATCAGATTATAATGGCTTCATATGTGAGGTAAGCCTTTGACACTTATATGAATAGAATATTAATAACTAACACAAACCTCAAAATAGTTGAACTCTAAGTCTGATGACTTAAGCTCGCCGGGGGCGAAATACTCCAGCGCCAAAGAAGCATAACCATGAGACCCCAGCAAGGCTGAACGATACTCCACCAGCCCTCCACCGCCCCCCCACATATCCAACAGGCCGGGGAAGGGACCTGGACCTGAGGCAAGGACAAACAGATTATGAACTTTAAAGATACCATTCATTAATCATGCCAAAATACTTTTTGACtaggatacatgataacctatgttggattgcagggacccaggttctattcagcccaagatgatttgttctgggagatggatCAATCCCTAgcgggatggataagcacataagaagctgggtccagactattTAATGATAActagacagattattttaagaggctggaagaatgaaggggtgccatTAATTCAAGATTGGGCTTGTGAGACGGCTGGGGTGGTGGCGTTTGAAACaatgtcatataaacggtttgccagattggatgtctttGGGGATAAGgggaaaatggggaaagtacgtgagctttgtgctggggagagatgtgtatgatgggcttcTTGTGTTGTCATGTATACATGGTTCATttggattatattatatttagtttttaacctttatttatccaggtaagtcgattgagaacaaagtctcattttcattgtctcatttgcaacaacgacctgtcacattcacacagttacacattcatacctggaagctgcccagtacaaccacagtctgatctgctggccactgagcagccccactggagcggttggggttaagggccttgctcaagggcacctcagtggtggtaatgagggagagagaagcactgctctttcactttccccacccagattttacccagtctggggattgaaccggcaACCTCCCGGTCCCAAGTTCACTTCTTTAActtttaggccaccactgcccccaAATATTGTGGTTACCGtgtcatgttttcttgttttttgtctgggtgggtggtgatgacaaaaaatgttgtgtgtCATGTTTAAATAGAAATTGTttatcataaaaaaagaaatcatgccaaaaaaattaacaaagaaTTTCTCTTTAAAGACCaacaaaaggaagaaaagacGAGGAAGTAGTTTTTCAGGTAATGCATGTGTACCTGGAGGTAGAAACAGGGTCCCTCTCACTCCCTTCTCTCTGATTTCGATCCTCTGGAGCCCTGGAGCCATGTACCATCTCTCTGTGAGCGACAAGGCCAGAGGAGCCTGCTCCCTGAAGCCCTCCACTACATGTCCCCTGTAGACGGAGATGTTGACCAGCAGGGGGCTGCAGACGTCCCTCTTCCTCAACCTGACAGAGACAAGAGAttcaggtgtgttatgctagcagcggctaatgtagccttgagcctgcagaagagaagaggagcgggctacagaggtctggtaagttCACTTCTTTCCAACTCCACATCCCCAGATTTCTCTTGATATTTTTGGGAGCTTTTGAACTgttggtcaaaaaaatatatatatttgaagacGTCAGTTTGGGGCTTTAGGAAACTGTAACAGGCATTTTTCCATATTTCCCTTTTTCACATTTCTGACGAAGGTTGTTAACAACTGAATATAACAAAAATGTTATCCATGATTTTCTGTTTGTGGTTAAGTACAAATAATTAATAAGAGATCCACTGTGAGGACAGAGAGTCATGGGCAGGGGTTATCTGATAACATTCATCATTACAGAGGTAAATAAGACAATTGTGTTCAGGTGATATTGCCCAGTCCTAGTCTGCAGCTTCACAGCCCTTAACGTATTACCTGAGGCCTTCGCGGCTGCCTGGGACGGGACGCATACTCCACAACAAACCCATGGCTTCTTTTCCTGTGTACGTTCCCCCAAAACTCAAATCATCTGTAACTACAAAAGCAttcaaatgtcaacaaaaacaaaattttcAATAAACATAAATTAGCTGTAAAGTGATGCACAGACAGCAAACATCTGAGGAATGTATGTTTGGCATGAGGCCACTCACTGCACACATCAGGCATCAACACACTCAAATTATGACCTTGTGGTTGTATGCATCCACCAACCAGTCAAGTttcagtttacatccatgtctgtccttactcatataatatatgtagtgaagattttgaagcaatttaataaaagtcattaaagctgcagtgggtagaataaaaaaacagcagaattTGAAGTTCTGTAGAGTGAGACCAATTCCTGCAGCTGTCCCTCCCCCCTCTTTTAAGTGCAATTTTGGCGAAACatgcagcacagaagatctatacCATGCACCGTTTCAAGGTGGGCACCCAAGATTAGTATCAAAtagaatagaacagaatagaatGAATGTTCTTCattgtcattgtacatgtaCAACGAAATTGCATGTAGTCCTATcagtgtcaccaattcagtatccgaccaaatgtctccccttctgttTCTGAGTTATGGCAATGAATATTATGATGTCACAAGGTAGTTGACCTTTTGGATATAAAATACCATCACTTCATCATgttagacatttgtgtgaaatgttggcTCAAAATTTGTTTAAGGAGATAAAAGAGAACCCACCAGACACGGTTCCTCTGTGATTACTGATGTAGTGTCCGTAGGCCTCCCAGTAGTGCTTGTCCTCACACTGGTGGAGGGAGTGAAGTGTCACTGGAGATCCTGGAGGCAGATTCTCCACCACCACCTTGAAACTCTCATCGACCAGAGCCCGACTGGGGAACACAGAGATCATCGGAGCCACAGTGTCGGACATGGTCGATAATCCTCTGTGGAGAAATGTAGGGGTTTAGTTATTTATGTTGCTAATTGTTCACCGTTATTAtagttcattttgttttgtttttaaatatatatataggcctatatataatGTTTGAAATGAAGTAGGCTATATTATATTCAAAGCCGTAACATGGAAAAGGATCATCCTCAGTTCTCAGTGATGCATTTTAAAAGTGAAGGATTTGCTGATTGTGAATCAGTGTTGGGAaccactaaactaaactaaattaggCCTACTAAATAAAACCTAAATGCCTAAACTGTAAGTAGTTAAAGCTAGCTCCATCTCAACCAGCTACGACagtaaaatgctttttaagaatatttagctgataatactaTTTGAGTGCTGGACTTTTACTGGTGTACGAGCAATTTTCCAGTTTTTCCAATGTCCTCTTTAGTTGTCAATATTAAACCTGTAGCCTACGTAGGAGTGATCTTGCGCAGACACAAAGTTCCAGTCGTTGTTTGCGgtttactttgtgtttatttttggagTAGGCTATAGTTTAAAGttaagaagaacataacatacATGTAATTCTGAGTTGTGTAACTCTGCCAGTTGTAGCGGCGTGGTGATCTGTTGCAGGCGGTCTGTTCCTCTGTCTGGTGAGAAATGTGTATGTTCtgcggttgaaaaatccaaaacaaaTGTCCTCCTTGGTGTGTTTTACTAACCACTTCTCCTTGGTAAACGTCACGCCACGTCACGGGGTCAGGAAAAGATTTCACTTGGAAAAGACAACCGCGGCGCAAGGAGAATCCAACTGTACATGTACACTCGGCTACGTAATTATTACGTAATAATGCGAAGGGTCTGCCGTGGTAAAACTACACTGTTCCAATGGTGGACTACAGAAAGCCCATCTGGATACTTCGCCTCGTGCGGTCTCACCGTGGTGTTTCATGCAGTATCTATCAACGTGGAAAATAGCCTATTACTTTATcaccattttattttctatccTATTCTGCATCGAGTTACTATAGCCTATATAGGCTACTGATTCTATGATACTGATATCATTTACTGTCAGGGGGCATTATGCAAAATGAGTAGGCTACTTATGCTGCTGTAGCCTCCTTTTACTGCATTTCAATTTTGAATAGAGGTCCAGataggctacttgttttgagcgtcaaagacgtCATTTCCTTCATTCTGATTTGTAAGCACCAATTTATGGTCAAAAACGTCTTTATTTATGTGGATGGAACCACAAAATGCAGGAGGCAGGTAGGCCTAACACTTcaaaatataatgcagtaatAAGGGAGCTTTCACATCAAGGACCTGTCCTGGGCCACGATCCAAATACACTTTTGACCCCTAACGTCCGGTTCGTTTGGTTTGATTATTTTGAACATTGCGTTCCGTTCCGTACCGTCatggtttttttgttgcagaaaGTCCTGAAGACAGTCCTGCTAACAGTCACCTCACTACTGGTTAAAACTATAAGCATGCACAAAAATGACAATTACCATACACATAACATAAACCATGTTCtgaacagacacaaacaaactataATATTTGCATTTTGTGAGGTCAATTAATCGGAAAAGTTAAAGCTgccagacaaatgtagtggagtaagaCGTACATTTGCCTCTAAAATTTAGTGGAGTACCTCAGATTTATTATCAAGTACTGTAGGCAACTTTAAAAAATTGTAGGATATTTCCATCACTGTATAAAAGAATGAATGAAGCATAATTGTCTATCTGGTCCTGTATACGGAAGTCATTCATGCAGAGCCTCATCCAGATACACTGAGGTTATGCAGTTGACATAATGTAAATGTGTGCTAGATGTGACATTCACTCCAGCTAGTTTCAATACTTTAAATCTATTTACTGACAAATTATTAAAAGTTACAGTTACAAACTA encodes:
- the LOC144512066 gene encoding peroxisomal succinyl-coenzyme A thioesterase-like, with the protein product MSDTVAPMISVFPSRALVDESFKVVVENLPPGSPVTLHSLHQCEDKHYWEAYGHYISNHRGTVSVTDDLSFGGTYTGKEAMGLLWSMRPVPGSREGLRLRKRDVCSPLLVNISVYRGHVVEGFREQAPLALSLTERWYMAPGLQRIEIREKGVRGTLFLPPGPGPFPGLLDMWGGGGGLVEYRSALLGSHGYASLALEYFAPGELKSSDLEFNYFETAFNIVKDHPQVMPDKVGIFGLSLGAILTLLLAAESSGIKPSCCVCVSGNHLYPRGSSIKEALNMRSHKIRLDENNYEIWRDMGLPIPDDPTDKIDVGRINCPIMVVNSHDDQNWATVESSEDMAQMMRAAGNLHLLTRLYYPDAGHLIEPPYTPHFRATKFVKNTKEKVILLWGGQTKPHSDAQEDSWKKILAFLEQNLYSSPTLKAKM